A single genomic interval of Streptomyces sp. 1222.5 harbors:
- a CDS encoding DinB family protein, with product MIDEFAKDNLHGRLRRDRKALLWKLDGLSEYDARRPLTATGTNLLGLVKHVATVEARYFGEVFDRPSPEPLPRWQDSDGSDLWATEDETRDQIIGFYRRTWEHSDATIDELPLDAPGHVPWWPEPCPNTNLFAVMVHVLGESIRHAGHADILREALDGRTGVRAENEQQIDEEARAAHCAKIEQAARSAAPIKAQRLSRVT from the coding sequence ATGATCGATGAATTCGCGAAGGACAACCTGCACGGGCGACTGCGGCGGGACCGCAAGGCGCTGCTCTGGAAACTCGACGGCCTGTCCGAATACGACGCCCGCCGACCTTTGACAGCTACCGGGACCAACCTCCTCGGCCTGGTCAAACACGTGGCCACCGTCGAGGCCAGGTACTTCGGCGAGGTCTTCGACCGCCCTTCCCCGGAACCGCTGCCCCGGTGGCAGGACTCCGACGGCAGCGATCTGTGGGCGACCGAGGACGAGACCCGCGATCAGATCATCGGGTTCTACCGGCGCACATGGGAACACTCGGACGCGACGATCGACGAGCTTCCCCTCGATGCCCCCGGCCACGTGCCGTGGTGGCCGGAGCCTTGCCCCAACACGAACCTGTTCGCCGTCATGGTCCATGTCCTCGGCGAGTCCATCCGGCATGCCGGGCACGCCGATATCCTGCGCGAGGCCCTCGACGGCCGGACCGGGGTGCGCGCCGAGAACGAGCAGCAGATCGACGAGGAAGCCCGTGCGGCCCACTGCGCGAAGATCGAGCAGGCCGCCAGGTCGGCCGCACCGATCAAGGCTCAGAGGTTGTCTCGCGTGACGTGA
- a CDS encoding SpoIIE family protein phosphatase/ATP-binding protein, producing MFLLQVVIVVLLVVAAVGVMVLQAANDALQQGRRESIIVAQSFASAPGVAEALQSPDPTAVLQPRAEEARKRAGVDFVIVMNTDGIRYTYPYPREIGKKFVGTIEPALKGRTVVEQAGGPPLPAGKGTDVQAVVPVTDSHGKVVGLVSAGITVRNVAGLWLPEVPIILGSGVAALALAVTGTRFVSRRLRRQTYGMAPVELAELYRHHDAVLHAVREGVLITDADGRLLMANDEATRLLGLPADPRGRPVQELGLPEPITRLLSSPEAVTDEVLLVRDRLLAVNKRPTYPQADPEGSVVTLRDTTELAAVSGRAEVARERLKLLYEAGVGIGTTLDVERTAQELADVAVPQFADLVTVDLLEAVLRGWEPTAEGWRHLRRAAIGGDRRMIPVYPRGQMISFARRTPQMRALQERRVTLEADLRQAQGWREQDPERARRALERGLRSLVAVPLRARNATLGVANFYRTVDSAAFEPDDLTFAEELAARAAVAIDNARRFTREHAMAVTLQRSLLPRRQPEQDALEVAWRYMPAEAGVGGDWFDIIPLPGARVALVMGDVVGHGLHAAATMGRLRTAVHNFSTLDLPVDEVLGNLDDLVVRMDNEEHTDDAWDGQEGEGVTGATCLYAVYDPVVEACTMARAGHPGPVVVRPDGTVTCPDVPASAPLGLGGYPFETVELSLPEGSQLVLYTDGLVEDRTQDIDVGMERLRRALGESGGRSPEETCRAVIDSLKPSPSSDDIALLTARTRRFPRSHVAMWDVPPDPAVVPSVRARCRERLLEWGLEETAFATELIVSELVTNAIRYGSPPVGVRLLHGRCLICEVSDGSGTSPRMRRAATTDEGGRGLFLVAQFAQRWGTRYTPHGKVIWTEQLLHDGASAASGLAPVDFLLDQFDDPGL from the coding sequence ATGTTCCTTCTCCAGGTCGTGATCGTGGTCCTGCTGGTCGTGGCCGCCGTGGGGGTCATGGTGCTCCAGGCGGCGAATGACGCCTTGCAGCAGGGGCGCAGGGAGTCGATCATCGTGGCGCAGTCGTTCGCGAGCGCTCCTGGCGTGGCCGAGGCGCTGCAGAGCCCGGATCCGACGGCGGTGCTCCAGCCTCGGGCCGAGGAGGCGCGCAAGCGCGCGGGCGTGGACTTCGTCATCGTCATGAACACGGACGGGATTCGTTATACGTATCCCTACCCGCGGGAGATCGGGAAGAAGTTCGTCGGCACCATCGAACCGGCGCTGAAGGGCCGTACCGTCGTCGAGCAGGCCGGCGGGCCACCGCTGCCCGCGGGCAAGGGGACGGACGTGCAGGCGGTGGTCCCGGTGACCGACTCGCACGGCAAGGTGGTCGGCCTGGTCTCCGCCGGAATCACGGTCAGGAACGTGGCGGGGCTGTGGCTGCCGGAGGTGCCGATCATCCTGGGCAGCGGCGTGGCCGCGCTGGCGCTGGCCGTGACGGGAACGAGGTTCGTGTCCCGGCGGCTGCGGCGGCAGACGTACGGCATGGCCCCGGTGGAGCTGGCGGAGTTGTACAGGCACCACGACGCGGTCCTGCACGCGGTGCGGGAAGGAGTGTTGATCACCGACGCCGACGGACGACTGCTGATGGCCAACGACGAGGCGACACGGCTGCTCGGACTGCCGGCGGACCCGCGGGGGCGCCCGGTGCAGGAGCTGGGACTGCCGGAGCCGATCACGCGTCTGCTGTCGTCGCCGGAGGCGGTCACCGACGAGGTCCTTCTCGTGAGGGACCGGTTGCTGGCGGTGAACAAGCGGCCGACGTACCCGCAGGCCGATCCGGAGGGCAGCGTGGTGACTCTGCGGGACACCACGGAGCTGGCGGCGGTCTCGGGGCGGGCCGAGGTCGCGCGGGAGCGGCTGAAGCTGCTGTACGAGGCCGGGGTGGGGATCGGGACCACGCTGGATGTGGAGCGTACGGCCCAGGAGCTGGCCGACGTGGCGGTGCCGCAGTTCGCCGACCTCGTCACGGTGGATCTGCTCGAAGCGGTGCTGCGGGGGTGGGAGCCGACGGCGGAGGGCTGGCGGCATCTGCGCCGGGCGGCGATCGGCGGCGACCGGCGGATGATTCCGGTGTATCCGCGGGGCCAGATGATCTCGTTCGCGCGTCGAACGCCGCAGATGCGGGCGCTGCAGGAGCGACGGGTGACGCTCGAGGCGGACCTGCGGCAGGCACAGGGCTGGCGGGAACAAGATCCGGAGCGCGCCAGGAGGGCCCTGGAGCGCGGGTTGCGTTCGCTGGTGGCCGTGCCACTGCGGGCGCGGAACGCAACGCTGGGCGTGGCGAACTTCTACCGGACGGTGGATTCCGCGGCGTTCGAGCCGGATGACCTCACCTTCGCGGAGGAACTGGCCGCGCGGGCGGCGGTGGCCATCGACAACGCCCGGAGGTTCACCCGGGAGCACGCGATGGCGGTGACGCTGCAGCGCAGCCTGCTGCCGCGGCGGCAGCCGGAGCAGGACGCACTGGAGGTGGCCTGGCGGTACATGCCTGCGGAGGCCGGGGTGGGCGGGGACTGGTTCGACATCATCCCGCTTCCGGGCGCTCGCGTGGCTCTGGTGATGGGCGACGTCGTCGGTCACGGGCTGCACGCGGCGGCGACGATGGGCCGGCTGCGCACCGCGGTGCACAACTTCTCCACCCTGGACCTGCCTGTGGACGAGGTGCTCGGGAACCTGGACGACCTGGTCGTCCGCATGGACAACGAGGAGCACACGGACGATGCCTGGGACGGCCAGGAAGGCGAGGGCGTGACCGGAGCGACCTGCCTCTACGCGGTCTACGACCCGGTGGTGGAGGCCTGCACGATGGCCCGTGCGGGGCATCCGGGGCCGGTGGTGGTGCGCCCGGACGGGACGGTCACCTGTCCTGACGTGCCGGCCTCGGCGCCGCTCGGCCTGGGCGGCTACCCCTTCGAGACCGTGGAACTGTCCCTGCCGGAGGGTTCGCAACTGGTGCTGTACACCGACGGCCTCGTGGAGGACCGTACCCAGGACATCGACGTCGGGATGGAGCGACTGCGCCGGGCGTTGGGCGAGTCCGGGGGCCGCTCGCCGGAGGAGACGTGTCGAGCGGTGATCGACTCATTGAAGCCGTCGCCCTCCTCCGACGACATCGCGCTGTTGACGGCACGTACCCGGAGGTTCCCGCGCTCGCACGTGGCCATGTGGGACGTGCCGCCGGACCCGGCGGTGGTTCCCTCGGTACGGGCGCGCTGCCGGGAGAGGTTGCTGGAGTGGGGGCTGGAGGAGACCGCATTCGCCACGGAGCTGATCGTCAGTGAGTTGGTGACGAACGCGATCCGGTACGGCTCGCCACCGGTCGGCGTACGGCTGCTCCACGGACGGTGTCTGATCTGCGAGGTGTCGGACGGAAGCGGCACGTCGCCGCGCATGCGGCGGGCGGCGACCACCGACGAAGGCGGGCGGGGACTGTTCCTGGTGGCGCAGTTCGCCCAGCGATGGGGGACGCGGTACACCCCTCACGGCAAGGTCATCTGGACGGAGCAGCTTCTCCACGACGGCGCATCCGCCGCCTCGGGCCTCGCCCCGGTCGACTTTCTTCTCGACCAGTTCGACGATCCCGGCCTGTGA
- a CDS encoding MFS transporter, translated as MPSAGEETVSPLSFRELQAIALASTMTSLDRTVVVIALPSMAHDLGFGLVAAHWIISVYVLTTAALVLLGGRLGSTIGLMRTFRCGVLVFTLASVACAMVPTAGTAFAALVGFRALQGAGAALMWPVAIPMVTGAFEKASQGRVVALFCGVSQFGGALGPVVGGAVTGALGWRYVFWLNIPLGVLAFILTLRGTPGPRPTGDRPHFTQLFLLVPGICLVVLALQQSAEWGVASWRFCASLCAGLLITCVFCRATLRSRHPQVDLRLLAGRRFGADVLVNCGLQLGLFAVFVNSALYIQEVLRFSPLRAGIAQMPLLVGVILGTQAAGYLFDRTGNARVPVLCGLVCAIAGVGMWIAALSCTSYFWHLPGMVLCGLGAGTQASVKADAMNGVPALRRPDASGLLAVTQQLSAVVGLAVAGTATATHVRADAGPALVDTQAVTAGFLVSLGFLVVTLGGAALYMGRCRSITGRRCARGAGGHEPSAPGVRPCPFVRGCGELPAAGSWSPAGPRTGPR; from the coding sequence GTGCCTTCCGCGGGTGAGGAGACGGTCAGCCCTCTGTCCTTCAGGGAACTGCAAGCGATCGCTCTCGCCTCCACGATGACGTCGCTCGACCGGACCGTGGTCGTCATCGCTCTCCCGTCCATGGCCCACGACTTGGGATTCGGGCTGGTGGCGGCTCACTGGATCATCAGTGTCTACGTGCTGACCACGGCTGCACTCGTCCTCCTCGGAGGGCGCCTCGGGAGCACGATCGGGCTCATGCGGACCTTTCGCTGCGGGGTGCTGGTGTTCACACTCGCGTCGGTCGCATGTGCGATGGTGCCGACCGCAGGTACCGCGTTTGCGGCCCTGGTCGGCTTCAGGGCTCTGCAGGGGGCCGGCGCGGCCCTGATGTGGCCCGTCGCCATCCCGATGGTGACGGGCGCCTTCGAAAAGGCGAGTCAGGGCCGGGTGGTCGCCTTGTTCTGCGGTGTGTCCCAGTTCGGCGGAGCCCTGGGGCCTGTGGTGGGTGGAGCCGTCACAGGGGCGCTCGGATGGCGTTACGTATTCTGGCTCAACATCCCGCTCGGTGTCCTCGCGTTCATCCTCACTTTGCGTGGTACTCCCGGTCCACGGCCGACCGGGGACCGGCCGCACTTCACCCAGCTGTTCCTCCTGGTGCCGGGTATCTGCCTTGTCGTACTGGCTCTTCAGCAGAGTGCGGAATGGGGCGTGGCGTCATGGCGATTCTGTGCGTCGCTGTGTGCCGGCCTGCTGATCACCTGCGTCTTCTGCCGCGCCACTCTGCGGTCCCGCCACCCCCAGGTCGACCTGCGACTTCTCGCCGGGCGACGGTTCGGCGCGGACGTGCTGGTCAATTGCGGCCTGCAACTCGGTCTTTTCGCCGTGTTCGTCAACAGCGCGCTCTACATTCAAGAGGTGCTGCGTTTCTCTCCCCTGCGGGCCGGAATCGCACAGATGCCCCTCCTCGTCGGCGTCATCCTGGGGACCCAGGCGGCCGGTTACCTGTTCGACCGCACAGGTAATGCCAGGGTCCCCGTGCTGTGCGGACTGGTCTGCGCGATCGCGGGGGTGGGGATGTGGATCGCGGCACTGTCCTGTACGTCCTACTTCTGGCACCTGCCGGGCATGGTGCTCTGCGGGCTGGGGGCCGGCACGCAGGCGTCGGTGAAGGCCGACGCCATGAACGGGGTGCCTGCGCTTCGGAGACCCGACGCGTCCGGGCTGCTCGCCGTGACGCAGCAACTCTCCGCCGTGGTGGGCCTCGCGGTCGCCGGAACGGCCACTGCGACACACGTGCGAGCGGATGCCGGACCGGCCCTCGTCGACACACAGGCCGTGACCGCGGGGTTCCTGGTCTCCCTGGGCTTTCTGGTGGTGACCCTCGGCGGAGCGGCCTTGTACATGGGCCGGTGCCGCTCGATCACCGGTCGGCGCTGCGCTCGCGGGGCCGGCGGTCACGAACCGTCGGCCCCAGGGGTGCGCCCGTGCCCTTTCGTCAGGGGGTGCGGGGAGCTTCCCGCGGCGGGGTCGTGGTCGCCGGCTGGACCACGCACAGGGCCCAGATGA
- a CDS encoding SHOCT domain-containing protein → MNLAYDYPLLAALGTMLWFFLWIMWFFLLFKVVLDIFRDDSMSGWGKAGWCLFVIVLPFLGVLVYLLARGKDMGRREQEQAIRQRKAFDSYVREAASGARPSSSDELAKLSELRNRGDITQEEFQRAKALVLSGDDGTDRTGSATTSVPH, encoded by the coding sequence ATGAACCTCGCCTACGACTACCCGCTGCTGGCCGCCCTCGGGACCATGCTGTGGTTCTTCCTGTGGATCATGTGGTTCTTCCTGCTGTTCAAGGTCGTCCTCGACATCTTCCGGGACGACTCCATGAGCGGCTGGGGCAAGGCCGGCTGGTGCCTGTTCGTGATCGTGCTGCCGTTCCTCGGGGTCCTCGTGTACCTGCTCGCCCGCGGCAAGGACATGGGCCGCCGGGAGCAGGAGCAGGCGATCCGGCAGCGCAAGGCGTTCGACTCCTACGTCAGGGAGGCGGCGAGCGGTGCCCGGCCCAGCAGTTCCGACGAACTCGCCAAGCTCTCCGAGCTGCGCAACCGCGGCGACATCACCCAGGAGGAGTTCCAGAGGGCGAAGGCACTGGTGCTGAGCGGCGACGACGGCACGGACCGCACCGGCTCGGCCACGACGTCCGTCCCGCACTGA
- a CDS encoding TolB-like translocation protein — protein MTVRNRVLILAAAVAVLAAVGLASVLHASARADRRDRTQAGGPRVTPGTVALTGHGRMVFRNMAWGPHRDELTSVPAGEPAAPRTASGVKCLRFYAASGTGVCLQAVHGPVSDTYRALILDARLRTVDHYDVPGIPSRARVSATGRFAAWTAFVGGDSYAGTNFSTRTAIADTRTGVLVPSLEDFRIVKDGRPYRAADVNFWGVTFAADDRTFYATLATGGRTYLVRGDLRHRTVTTLHPNVECPSLSPDGTRVAYKKRVAGLPTDAPWRLYVLDLRTMRETPLAEPRSVDDQAVWRDTRTIVYALPGDYGADLYEVPADGSGRARRISTAAVSPAYLR, from the coding sequence ATGACCGTACGCAACCGCGTCCTGATCCTGGCGGCGGCGGTCGCCGTGCTCGCGGCCGTCGGGCTGGCGTCCGTGCTGCACGCCTCCGCCCGCGCCGACCGCCGCGACCGCACCCAGGCGGGTGGCCCGCGGGTCACACCCGGCACGGTGGCGCTGACCGGCCACGGCCGCATGGTGTTCCGGAACATGGCGTGGGGACCGCACCGGGACGAGCTGACGAGCGTCCCGGCCGGCGAGCCCGCGGCGCCACGCACCGCCTCGGGCGTCAAGTGCCTGCGCTTCTACGCCGCCTCGGGCACCGGCGTGTGTCTCCAGGCGGTGCACGGGCCGGTGTCCGACACCTACCGCGCCCTGATCCTCGACGCGCGCCTGCGCACCGTGGACCACTACGACGTCCCCGGCATCCCCTCCCGCGCCCGGGTCTCCGCCACCGGCCGCTTCGCCGCCTGGACGGCCTTCGTCGGCGGCGACTCGTACGCCGGCACGAACTTCTCCACGCGCACGGCGATCGCGGACACCCGCACCGGCGTCCTGGTCCCGTCGCTGGAGGACTTCCGGATCGTCAAGGACGGACGGCCCTACCGGGCGGCGGACGTCAACTTCTGGGGCGTGACGTTCGCGGCGGACGACCGCACGTTCTACGCGACGCTGGCCACCGGGGGGCGCACCTACCTGGTCCGCGGCGATCTGCGCCACCGTACGGTCACCACGCTGCACCCGAACGTGGAGTGCCCGTCCCTGTCCCCCGACGGCACGCGGGTCGCCTACAAGAAGCGGGTGGCGGGGCTGCCGACGGACGCCCCGTGGCGTCTGTACGTCCTCGACCTGCGCACGATGCGGGAGACTCCCCTGGCCGAACCGAGGAGCGTGGACGACCAGGCGGTCTGGCGGGACACCCGCACGATCGTGTACGCGCTGCCCGGGGACTACGGCGCGGATCTCTACGAGGTCCCGGCGGACGGCTCGGGCAGGGCCCGGCGGATCAGCACGGCGGCGGTGTCACCGGCGTACCTGCGCTAG
- a CDS encoding MFS transporter, translating into MYVADSRAVASADGAVRPPAGRRRAAVAPTVLALGTVSLVTDVSSEMVTAVMPLYLVTGLGLSPLGFGLLDGIYNGFSALVRLVGGHLADRGGGRHKWVAGLGYALSAACKPLLLVAHSLTPIGLVLAADRTGKGLRTAPRDALISLASTTESRGRAFGVHRAMDTAGALLGPLAAFLVLRATVDGYDAVFTVSFCVAVLGVLVLVLFVPGARRGGGPRGPATTSAAPAERPTLRAAVRLLRRRDLRRITVCALLLGLATVSDSFVYLLLQRRLGVPDRWFALLPLGTAAAFLLLAVPLGRLADRVGRWTVFLAGHGALLLAYGLLLTSWHGTALPYAVLALHGGFYAATDGVLMAAASDGVPEALRSSGLAVVQTGQALARFACSLLFGAAWTAWGDRTALAGAAVALAACAAFSLTLRPKEPVTA; encoded by the coding sequence GTGTACGTAGCGGACAGCCGCGCCGTCGCGTCCGCTGACGGCGCCGTCCGGCCTCCGGCCGGGCGGCGCCGTGCCGCGGTCGCGCCCACCGTCCTCGCCCTCGGAACGGTCAGCCTGGTCACCGACGTGTCCTCCGAGATGGTCACGGCGGTCATGCCGCTGTACCTCGTGACCGGCCTCGGCCTGTCCCCGCTGGGCTTCGGGCTGCTGGACGGCATCTACAACGGCTTCTCGGCACTGGTCCGGCTCGTCGGCGGGCACCTCGCCGACCGGGGGGGCGGCCGGCACAAGTGGGTCGCCGGGCTCGGGTACGCCCTGTCCGCGGCCTGCAAGCCCCTGCTGCTGGTGGCGCACTCACTGACCCCCATCGGGCTGGTCCTCGCCGCCGACCGCACCGGAAAGGGGCTGCGGACGGCTCCCCGGGACGCGCTGATCTCGCTAGCGAGCACGACGGAGTCCCGCGGCCGGGCCTTCGGCGTGCACCGGGCGATGGACACCGCGGGCGCCCTGCTCGGCCCGCTGGCGGCGTTCCTCGTCCTGCGGGCCACCGTGGACGGGTACGACGCGGTGTTCACCGTCAGCTTCTGCGTGGCCGTCCTGGGCGTCCTGGTCCTGGTCCTCTTCGTGCCGGGCGCCAGGCGCGGCGGCGGACCACGAGGCCCGGCCACCACGAGCGCGGCTCCCGCCGAACGCCCGACCCTGCGCGCCGCCGTACGGCTGCTGCGCCGCCGGGACCTGCGCCGGATCACCGTGTGCGCGCTGCTGCTGGGCCTCGCCACGGTCAGCGATTCCTTCGTCTACCTGCTGCTCCAGCGCCGCCTCGGCGTGCCCGACCGCTGGTTCGCGCTGCTGCCGCTCGGCACGGCGGCCGCCTTCCTGCTGCTGGCGGTGCCGCTCGGCCGGCTCGCGGACCGGGTGGGCCGGTGGACGGTCTTCCTTGCCGGGCACGGGGCCCTGCTCCTCGCCTACGGCCTGCTGCTCACGTCCTGGCACGGCACGGCCCTGCCGTACGCCGTCCTCGCCCTGCACGGCGGCTTCTACGCGGCCACCGACGGGGTGCTGATGGCGGCGGCCTCCGACGGGGTCCCCGAAGCGCTGCGCTCCTCCGGACTGGCCGTGGTGCAGACCGGGCAGGCACTCGCGCGGTTCGCCTGCTCGCTGCTGTTCGGCGCGGCCTGGACGGCGTGGGGCGACCGCACCGCACTGGCCGGCGCGGCCGTGGCGCTCGCCGCGTGTGCCGCGTTCTCCCTCACCCTGCGCCCGAAGGAGCCGGTGACCGCATGA
- a CDS encoding alkaline phosphatase family protein, with translation MSGSSVYRRARTVVASAAALAAAAAGLWTGLGSGSAHAATTVPSPDHVVVVVFENHAYSQVIGSSSAPYINSLKSGGANLSQAYAETHPSQPNYFALFSGSTQGITDDSCYTPGFSSAPNLASELIAAGRSWASYNETLPSQGSTTCSSGKYARKHNPWFGFGNVPTSSAKTFAQFPTDYSTLPQVSFVVPNLCSDMHDCSVSSGDTWLKNNLGAYATWAKTHNSLLVVTFDEDNRLSGNRIPTVLYGQPVTAGSSSSTTYNHYDLLRTLEDTQGLSTHAGNAASAKDITGIWAP, from the coding sequence GTGTCCGGCAGTTCCGTGTACCGCCGTGCCCGCACCGTCGTGGCGTCCGCGGCGGCCCTCGCCGCGGCCGCGGCGGGTCTGTGGACCGGTCTCGGCAGCGGGTCCGCGCACGCCGCGACCACCGTTCCCAGCCCGGACCACGTGGTCGTCGTCGTCTTCGAGAACCACGCGTACAGCCAGGTCATCGGTTCCTCCAGCGCGCCCTACATCAACTCGTTGAAGTCGGGCGGCGCCAACCTGTCCCAGGCGTACGCCGAGACCCACCCGAGCCAGCCCAACTACTTCGCCCTGTTCTCCGGTTCGACGCAGGGCATCACGGACGACAGCTGCTACACCCCGGGCTTCTCGTCCGCGCCGAACCTGGCCTCCGAACTGATCGCCGCCGGCCGCAGCTGGGCCAGCTACAACGAGACGCTGCCCAGCCAGGGTTCGACCACCTGCAGCAGCGGCAAGTACGCCCGCAAGCACAACCCCTGGTTCGGGTTCGGCAACGTACCGACGTCCAGCGCCAAGACGTTCGCCCAGTTCCCGACGGACTACTCGACGCTGCCCCAGGTGTCGTTCGTCGTCCCCAACCTGTGCAGCGACATGCACGACTGCTCGGTGTCCTCCGGTGACACCTGGCTGAAGAACAACCTGGGCGCGTACGCGACTTGGGCCAAGACCCACAACAGCCTGCTCGTCGTCACCTTCGACGAGGACAACCGGCTCAGCGGCAACCGCATCCCGACGGTCCTGTACGGCCAGCCGGTCACCGCGGGCTCGTCCAGTTCCACCACCTACAACCACTACGACCTGCTGCGCACGCTGGAGGACACCCAGGGCCTGAGTACGCACGCGGGCAACGCGGCCTCCGCCAAGGACATCACCGGTATCTGGGCGCCCTGA
- a CDS encoding DUF72 domain-containing protein, whose translation MTRILVGTCGWTDPALVRSGWYPRGHRDAEGRLRHYASRFPVAEADSPYYALPSPRTTRLWADRTPAGFRFDVKAFSLLTGHPTRPAALPADLRGHPRDEGLLTEIWTRYAEAVDPLRRAGRLGTLLFQYPPSLAPGPDSEAFVRAARERARDWPFAVEFRDRAWWRSARTTAFLRDLGATAVGVDTRQDLPGSLPPDTSVTTPRLAVVRFHGRSAHWGTGGKEDRFRHDYTEAELAEWLPRVRALAARAEEVHLLFNNCCADAAVRAARSMLDLLTARLPRQAASPEAPPVGRAPGAAAR comes from the coding sequence ATGACGCGCATTCTGGTGGGCACTTGCGGCTGGACCGACCCGGCGCTGGTGCGGAGCGGCTGGTACCCACGCGGCCACCGCGACGCCGAGGGACGCCTGCGGCACTACGCGAGCCGCTTCCCCGTGGCCGAGGCCGACTCCCCGTACTACGCCCTGCCGAGTCCGCGCACCACCCGGCTGTGGGCGGACCGCACCCCCGCCGGGTTCCGCTTCGACGTCAAGGCGTTCTCCCTCCTCACCGGCCACCCCACCCGCCCCGCCGCCCTCCCCGCGGATCTGCGCGGACACCCGCGCGACGAGGGCCTGCTCACGGAGATTTGGACGCGGTACGCCGAGGCGGTGGACCCCCTGCGCCGCGCCGGGCGGCTGGGCACGCTCCTGTTCCAGTACCCGCCCTCCCTGGCCCCCGGCCCCGACTCCGAGGCGTTCGTCCGCGCGGCCCGGGAACGCGCCCGCGACTGGCCGTTCGCCGTGGAGTTCCGCGACCGCGCCTGGTGGCGGTCCGCCCGTACGACCGCCTTCCTCAGGGACCTGGGCGCCACCGCCGTCGGCGTGGACACCCGCCAGGACCTGCCCGGTTCGCTGCCCCCGGACACCTCCGTGACCACCCCGCGCCTCGCCGTCGTCCGTTTCCACGGCCGCAGCGCCCACTGGGGCACGGGCGGCAAGGAGGACCGTTTCCGCCACGACTACACGGAGGCGGAACTCGCCGAGTGGCTGCCCCGCGTCCGCGCCCTCGCCGCACGCGCCGAGGAGGTCCATCTCCTCTTCAACAACTGCTGCGCGGACGCGGCGGTCCGGGCGGCCCGGAGCATGCTCGATCTGCTGACCGCCCGGCTGCCGCGGCAGGCGGCTAGTCCTGAGGCGCCGCCGGTGGGGCGAGCACCTGGTGCAGCGGCTCGGTGA
- a CDS encoding VOC family protein yields the protein MQMSLEVVMLPVSDVDRAMEFYRDKGGFHVDLDGEVMEGVRIVQLTPPGSGCSIALVDGLQVPTGTPRPGTYHGLQLCLTDAGAAYEELTARGLEVSEPVQFAPQDGATFMYFKDPDGNGWAVQEYKRRLTEPLHQVLAPPAAPQD from the coding sequence CTGCAGATGTCCCTCGAAGTGGTCATGCTGCCCGTGTCCGACGTGGACCGGGCCATGGAGTTCTACCGCGACAAGGGCGGCTTCCACGTCGACCTGGACGGGGAGGTGATGGAGGGCGTGCGGATCGTGCAGCTCACGCCGCCGGGGTCCGGGTGTTCCATCGCGCTGGTGGACGGGCTGCAGGTGCCCACCGGGACACCGCGGCCGGGGACGTACCACGGTCTGCAGCTGTGCCTGACGGATGCCGGGGCCGCCTACGAGGAACTGACCGCGCGGGGCCTCGAGGTCAGCGAGCCGGTGCAGTTCGCGCCGCAGGACGGGGCCACCTTCATGTACTTCAAGGACCCCGACGGCAACGGGTGGGCCGTCCAGGAGTACAAGCGGCGGCTCACCGAGCCGCTGCACCAGGTGCTCGCCCCACCGGCGGCGCCTCAGGACTAG